From the genome of Setaria viridis chromosome 1, Setaria_viridis_v4.0, whole genome shotgun sequence:
ATTGGTAAAAACATCTCAAAATCATTTAGTTTCAATATGTAACTCAATATGGTGACATGTACATGTTTTAGTAAAAATATTGTCAAGTGAGAACTCCCAATTACAATAAGATAATGGATTTTTATATCTATAATTTTTTAGTTTAGATAAGAAGAAATGCTAAACTATTTTGCATTCAAGAATGGCTACCTCCGTATTGTCCATATTTTATTGTAAACGTATAATGAACATGGCTACCAAATTAATCTAACAGTGCtaacaaataaaaaagaaaaaaatacagcATATTTCTTCACCGCTGGAGGAGCTACAGACAGAGATTTGCAACTTGCGAGCTGCAAGAGGCTCCGCCATGCTCCTCTGACGGTAGCAGACCAATCCACAAAAGAAATCGATAAAAAAGAGTTATCTTGTCTCGGGCTGGAGCGGTCCACTGCGCAGCGTCATCTGCATGCGTTCGTTTCAGCATATTTCAGCAGCTGCGGCGCGCCGCGGGGCTCGTGGCGCCAAGAAAGCTCGCCACACATTCGAggccagtttggcagggctccgacTACTTTCAAAACGGTTTCAGCTCTGACTCTTCTGGTGAAGCGGCTTCTCTAGTGTAGATGGAGCCGTTTTGGAaagtgtttggcaaaacggctccTCCTGTATTTTTAGGAATGGATATAAGAGATCAAATGTCCTATATGCCtttggatatatattttttatagatGAATTGAATGTTTAATATTAGTTTATAATTTAAGTCtatttgaattaaaaaaaataaatgaaaagggACTCAcctctcctttcctttttttctatttttccttcACCTCTtcgtttttctttgttttccttctccttttttttctccgcGTTCTCCATCTACCTCCATGTGCCTTGTTCTCATTTTCCCCATCTCCTCTGCGCTTCCGTCGCCCTTCTCTGCCTACCGCGCATGCCCCGCCGCCCAGCTCCCCGTCGCCTACCTCGGCTCGCCGCCACCCCCAGGCTCTACCGCCATCTCCGTCACCACGCTGTCTCGGGTCGCCGTCCGACCCTCGGGTCCCCCGTCGCCGTGCCGCCTTGGCTCGCTGCCGCCCCCGGGCTCCaccgccatccccgtcgccgcctcccggCCTGCCTGctgccgcccccccccccccccgagggAAAAGGTGGGAAACAGCCGAGGAGGAGCCGCGGGAGCCGTTTTTTTTGCTCCACCTTCTCGAAAGGGCTCCAGAGAGCGGGATTCGCGGGGCTCCGCCGCTGAAGCTGGAGCCGTTTCGCTGGGTGCGCgccctttggcagggcttcagGAGAAGCCGCTCGAGGAGCCGCTcccggagccctgccaaacgagGTCTCAGAGAGAAAAGTTGTGGCGAGAGAATATTGTGGCTGCGAATGAGCGAGTAGCTCAGTGGTCAGCCAACCCACCCGCGTTCGATCCCTGGCTGGGATGAGCGCTGCGAGCGTCGCACAGGGATCGGGCAAAAGCTCAGTGGCACGTCTAAGACTTCTCGGCAGCCCATCTGCGTATGAGCGCGCTGTTTGCGCAGGTGCTCCTGGctactttcaaaaaaaagagagaatatTGTGACTGTGGTTAGGTGTGGCaactcatatatatatatataccatgGACCATGGTAAACTATTACTATATACCAATCAGGTGATATACTAGAAGCATAAATCTGTATAATGGACAAATCTATCTTACTTTTGATGGACCGCTTGTTACCCTGTTAAgtcttaggtcccgtttggataccccctgttaaagtttagcacctgtcacattggatgcttgatgctaattaggagtattaaacatagactaattacaaaactaattgcataaatggagtctaattcgcgagacgaatctattaagcctaattagttcatgatttgacaatgtggtgctacagtaaccatttgctaatgatggattaattaaacttaatatattcatctcgcgaattagcataggagttctgcaattaattttataattagctcatgcttagttctcctaattaggatCCGAACATTTAATATGgtactgctaaaatttagcacccagTACCAAATACCGCTCGAATACACAATTACCCCAAAAGCTGCTTAGATTCTCGCCGAGGACTATGAAACTGTCACCTGGGGCTCTGCACATCCCGTGTCCTCTAGCTGCTAGCTGCACCTTTTGGCCATGCGTGTTTGCATGTATCTCCCAATCTGCTACACGCATGCACGGCGAGTAGTAAACAAAGCAGAGTCACCCCGCCGTAACAAACATCTCCTCCGGGCCCGTTTAAGCCACCTAAATTTAAGTTTAAACCAACTTAAGTAAACTAACTATTCTTTTAATAAAATGGTATAATCTAGCAATTTGCCGGGGTAGTTTCCAATTTAATCACCGATTTCATTGATCGAAACGAACACCAAAAGTCTTACACGAAGACGAGCACACCTAAGTAAAAGAACGACAGAGTTTTACATAAATCCGATTACACACAGAGTACATAGTTTACAAACCAGGttcaaatatataaatattacAAAGAGCTTGACGCgaaagcaaaaaataaaaactgaCATGATTAAAATAATCTAGCACGACGATAAAAAAGCGATCGAGCTAAAGATCACACCCTCTGTCGACACCGAAAAGCTAGCTCGACACAACGCAGAAGCGAGACTCCTTGGAGAGTAGTGGTGGGATTCAGCTCAGGGCGAATAATCAACTCCTTGAAAGACCAGCTCGCTGCACCGGTTCCCTGCAGCCTACTGCGCCCTGTGTCCCCGTAGCTTGGACAGGGGCAAGCAAACGCCTCCGTAGGCACTATGGTAAAATCAGGGCTCGGGTACGGTGTGAATCCTGATTCCTGCATCGATGTCGACAACGACAAGCAGGGCGTGTACCGGTGTACCACAAGTTCAGGCTGAGCCCTGAATTCATGGGTCGGTTGGGCTGGGGGTCGATGATTGACGGCTCTCTAGGGCTTACGGCCATTgctactgcaagtctgcaacatgCAACCTCCTCGCGTAGCACAGAAGTAGTGCTAGCCCACGTTACTCATGTGACCTGCTTGTCCCCGTTGCCACTCCTTGCAACTGTGAATGCATGTGGCCTTGGTACTTACCAACTCCTTGCAACTGTGAATGCATGTGGCCTTGGTACTTACCACTGTCTCCAACTCCATCCCGTGTGTGTGATAGATCGATCCTCTTCACGGGCATTGTCTGGTGGTCTGGCTCTTGAAAGCATTTGGGAAATCAAGCTTTCGTACGTGGTGGCATCTCATTAGCTCAGGTGCTAATTGTCGTAGTCGCCATTGATCTCAGCTGAGATTGTTGCGCCATACTCTGTCTGATACTCCACATCTCTCTTCTCTGACTTTTCTTGCATCCCCTCCTCGCCTCGGTTCTGAGCTGAGCTCTGCTGAGTCCTGACCACTCACCCAACTCGGCGTACATAAAAAGAAGGCAGCTTTTGGCCATTTGGCGGCTTGGCTACTCTACTGGGAGCGAGCGCCACTGTGCCGCAGCCGACGCCACGGCTACTGGCTCCAGTCCTGCTCCTGCCTGCATCCCCTGTTCCTCGGCTACTCGGCGAAACCTTATCTTTTCCCCGTATGCCCAGCCCACCACTACTCCACTAGGGAGAAAGAAACATACGCATGCCACCAACGCAGCGACCTCAGAACCTCTCAGATACGCATCAGTTGGCAGAAGCAAAGCTGCCGAGGGGAGGAGCCATAAGTAGTAGAGAGAAGGGGGACGGCGTGCGGCGTGGTGCTGGTACCCGCAGCCCGCAAGTAAACGATACCGACACCGAGAAGCAGCCACGCACGCGCGGAGCGAGAGCGAGAAGCGAGCGGGCAAGTTAGCTAGCTAGTGCCGTCGGCCACAGCCCGCCATGTCGGCGCTAGTGGACGCGCTGTgcgcgccgcccggcgacgCGGCGCTCATCTACGACACCTTCAACGCCGCCAGCTTCCTCTtcgacggcgccgcggcggcggcgctctacgacggcgccggcattgccgtcgtcccgccgcttgcgcagcagcaggcggccggggaggtggcGCCGCTGGGTGATGAGGCGCaggcggcgacgtcgtcggcgCCGACCAGGGtcaggaagcggcggcggcgggcgcggagcTGCAAGTCCCGGGAGGAGACCGAGACCCAGCGGATGACGCACATCGCCGTGGagcgcaaccgccgccgccagatgAACGAGTACCTCGCCGTGCTCCGCTCCCTCATGCCGGAGCCCTACGTCCAGAGGGTACGCCGCACGCGCCTCTCTTCCTTCGTTCCCACTCTCTAGCAAACGGACATCGCTTCGCGTCAACCATGTTCCTTTCCCTCCCTGTCCTCTACTTGCTCTTCTCGTGTTCGCCAAAGGAAGAAAGCGATGGCGGAGCAACCATGGTGGAAGCATGTCCTTTTCCCGAAAGAGACCCGCCGCCATTGCTGTTCAAGCATCGCGCGAGCAGTTCGTGCAAGGCATTCCCTTTTTCTAGGTCAAACGCCACTATATACATTACCACCTGCCATTCGCTAGCTTTCCTCTACTGTTCGATTTCTTTGTTCAGTCTTGGTCCGGCACCCACAAACCATGCATTAATGTGTCCCCCTCTATCATTAACTCCTCCCTCGTTCTTGCAGAGAGTTTAATTCAATGCTCCATGGCTACTGGCTAGCACTCCGTCCAAATTCTGACAAAATTAATGCTCTATTATTTTCTGGCTCGAAATCTTTGGCAGGGCGACCAAGCTTCCATTGTCGGAGGGGCAATCGAGTACGTGAAGGAGCTCGAGCAGCAGCTGCAGTGCCTCGAGGCGCAGAAGCGAACGCTGCTGGTTCATCAGCACAAGGCCGCCATGCCGGACGCGACGCCGATGCACCACTCCGGTAGCAGCACCAAGACGGAGTCCgcgacgacgccgccgacgccgagcaactgcagcagcagcgtgaccgaggacgcggcggaccacgcgccgccgccgccgttcgcgcAGTTCTTCACGTACCCGCAGTACGTGTGGTGCCACTCGCCGCgcggccccgcggcggcggcggaggacgccgGGCGGCCGGGGGTGGCCGACATCGAGGTGACGCTGGTGGAAACGCACGCCAGCCTCCGCGTGatgacgccgcggcggcccggGCAGCTGCTCGGCCTGGTCACGGGCCTGCAGGCGCTCCGGCTCGCCGTGCTCCACCTCAGCGTCACCACGCTGGACGCCCTGGTCCTCTACACCATCAGCGTCAAGGTACTaccacgcggcgcgcgcgcaTTCGTAGCTGCTTTCGATCAGTTTCTTCTCTCAGTTTAAAGTTTCCACTTTTAGTCCCGCGTTTCGATGGTAGGACAGAGATTCGCAGCGAACACAGCCCAATGCAATGCGCTCGAAAACTAGAGGGATCTTGCACATTAGGCTCACGAATCGAGTGATTCCAGCGCAGGAAAGTTTGCGTGTGTCTCGGCGCATCATTTAGGAATCATGAGCTCACTCTGCACGAACCAAAACCCAATAGAAAATCCATTAGCAACGCTCTGAATGAGCGAGCTGTGTCCGTTGATTCGGCACAGCACGGCATCAATCTTAGGTCTGAACAAAAGAGCGTCAGATATTCTCCTGCCGTAGGATGGGTAGACCAAACATCCAGGGGTCAGCAGGGGGATCATCAGTGATCACATCGCTGCTGCAGTCCGGCACACGAGAGGTCCTTTCGTGCACCGAGTTCGAACCAGCGCATTATTGTTGGAGGCGAATCATATATGCTTTTGATTTCCCCCGCCAAAATCTAAAATCTTGTATGAGAGAATCCGATGGAGCTGACACGAACACTGGACACCTGGGTCTTTTCTTGCTCCCCGCCGGTACGACTGCATGCTACAGAGGCGGTGTTGGTGTGTAGTGCTTTGCTTTTGACCGGGGAGTTCAGCGAGGCACCGGGGCCCCTGCCTGCCAACCTGCCATGGCGAGCTGAGCTCGCATCGGCATCGCATGCAGGGCAGCTCCACTCCTGCCTTTGTCAATGGAGTTGTCGCGTCGGTCTCCATGTTCATGGAGTGTGCGCTGCACTGTGCCGAGCTAACAGTAGTAGGAGAGCCTAGGAGTAGTAGTCGGAGTAGACACTGTGGCGAGCTGCGAGCTGAGATGCGTAGCGTGTGACTGTTCATGGAGATGGATGTTTACacaggaagaaaagaaaaaggaaaatactGGCGGCAGGGTCCAGGGGGAGAATCTTTTCGCTGAATTGAGCGGAGGAGATCAAGATTGGCATCGAGAAATGGGCGGAAAAAGGCTATGCCTATGCGGCAGGGAGACAGCGTACATGTTGCTGCCGTCCTCTCATCTCCTCACCTCTCCGCTTGTGTTTATTTTGGCCACGGCCGTACGGCACTGTGCCGTAGTTTACGACCACGGGCAGCGGTGGTGGGTGGTGGCAGCAAGTACCGGCAGCAGATTCCCCTTCGGTTGATCCTGATGCATCAGTCATCTAGGCATTCACATGCGTGTCGTCCTTCACCTCGTTCATGCATAGGCAGGTGGTCTAATCGTGGCGTGTGGCTTTGGTGTGCAGATCGAGGAAGGCTGCGGCCTGGCGACGGTGgacgacatcgccgccgccgtgcaccaCGTGCTCTGCATCATCGACGCCGAGGCCACCGAGAAGCAGCAgatgctcgccgccgcgggcccGCGATAAAGGCCTCCCGGCCGCGAGCCGTTCGAGTTCGACGACGTCCCCGGCGATCGAGGTCGGTCGAGGAGAGAACCATTGCTGCAGGATGCCGTGGCCCCAATCACGCACACGGCCGGGTCCTTTTCGGCCGAGGCGCGGGGCTTGTGAGCGAGCGGTGCCAAGGCGCGTCTCCTGTGCTTGCCGTGCGTCTCCCCCCGTTTTTGCTGTGGAACTGCCGTTTTGCAGGGTTCGTGTGGGACGTCTCGTCGTAACTGTGTAGTTTGTTCCTTTTTCTCTCactgttttttttattgtttttctaGATGTCCAAGCGTGTTGTTGGCATGTCGTCGCAATGTTTCGTCTCGCATTCTATGTGTGATGGTTAGCTTCTTCTCCTGCCACATATATGTTCCAGAGCCGCCTGTTCCTCTCTTGGCACATTCAGTTTGAAGTCCCAGGGACGAATCATGGGCTGCACGAATTTGTGGCTTTCTGGTGGCTTCAACAGGCCTCAAGTGGGCTCATTATTGTTACTTTGTGGCCCAAATGGTGGCCCATTTATCTCTCCATCGGCCTAGTAAGCGCATAGAAGAGAGAGGTAAGGAAAGTCGCAGGAATATCGGCCCGCCGCCCAAACCAGGCCACTGGGCTAAAACTGTGTGCTGGACCTGGACCTATCACGCGGAAAGGCCTTTTCCTCAAGACCACCCGCCCGCCCGCAAATTTCTGCTCGCAGCTAACAACAATTACAGCCCACTGCAACATCACTAAACTGACAGGCAGGTCCTCAAGAGTCAACAAAAAGTCATTTGTTATCTTATTCAAAAACAGTCATTTGTTATGCAAGTATATAACGAAATCCTTTATTTTCTAGCAATTTTACTATCAAGACTCGGAATTCTTGAAGAAGGCAGAAGTAATAAGGAATAAAACAGCTCCTCTCCCTATCAGGGCCAGGAACGCCTACGCAAGCTCTCGTCCGGACATCAAATCCGACCCAAACTTCGGCTCATCTCAACTTCAACATCCCCAGAAAATAAAATACTACCGCCGCTGTATGGACACCTCTGGTGAGATCGAGCACGAACGCACGACCTCTTTTCTGTCTCCTTCCCCAGACGCCATGTGCAGCCCTGACCCCTGGCCTATTTCCCCACCGGCCGGCCAATCATCTCAATGCTTCGGAGTCACTCATGTCGCGCGTGTTCCAATTCCTGACGTCGTGTGACCAGTAACCGTAGCACAGATGACCACGCTCTTCGCTTTTCTAATCACTTCCCTGAGCAGAATCAGCGTTCATCGAGAGCACTCAAAAACATTCTGGCCCAAAGCCGGGTAGCCCCCCGTTTTGTCATTCTACAAGGCTCCAAAACTCGCAATAATAAAGTGCATGATGCAGGGGAAAGTCGCACTAAGCAGGCCATGATTTGTTATGCAAGCTCGCGCTCGCGCGCACCTACCGCTTTTCCATGGCGAGGATCCACATGCACTGCACCGACGTCTTAGACAAAAAGCAGAGGCCAAAACGTTGCGTGAGTTCCACATCAGTACACTCCAGCTCTGACCCAACTTCGCAAGCATCAGTCCTGAGTCCTGACTGCTGACAGTGAGCTAAACAAAATGATACATGTCAACCAAGGACACTAGCTAGAACAAAATATTTGTTACCAGGAACATCTGCAAGTTAATTTTCCAGCTGAAGAGGACTTGgaacttcttttttcttttgtggtTCCTAGCTTACTGGATTGAGTGCAAGTTTCATACTAATATGTACTAAGCAGTTGTTGATCCCGGGTCTGCATCAACCTACCCCCCAACTACAAATTGAcatcgaaaaatgcatgttaaTGGCCTAACCACAGGATGGCCACCCAAATTGTTGTGCTAATAAGTAACAGAAACTTGAATGAAGGGTGTCAGTGCAGCGTTATGAGCAGCGAGGCACTGGTCACCTAACGAGACCAAACACCTCCGCAGAGTAACCAAATCATACAATAATTCAGGACAGGAGAGTGAGTCACGCTTCCTTTTCCAAGTTCAACACGCACATCAGCAAATGATTGCTCTAAATTGACAACTACTAGAAAGGTAATCGCCAGTGCTGAAAATCACTCACTTCTCACCTGGAGAAACCCTTTGGCCTAAGACTTAAAACTCACTAATGCAGGGAGAATTATCTGGTGTAGAATCCAATGTTATGAGAGAAGTAGCAAGATGGAAGAAATTGGGGTGGAAAAGGGAAGTTTTTCAAGCCCTATACAATTATCCAGTAGAGACACCAAGCAGGTGCAGGAGAGGAGATCTCACCAGTCACCATGCACCAAGCATTGCAGACGAAGGGTTTCGGCAGTCTGTGCCACCACAATTCACAAGAACCGATCGAAACAGGATGAAATCTGCGGACTCTTGGTGTTGGCACCTTGATCTTCACCGAAAGCACACGCACACAAAAAAAGTATCGATGTCATGTATCCTAGTCAGAAGAAGAACCACCGAGAATCCATGGCCTCACATTGGAAGAACTGAATCCTTTCCCCTGCCACTCCTGCTGCTGAAGCATGACCTCCCCACCGACGGCAATCTCTTCGCTGCATCCGGCAATGCGCGgccgctgcggccgccgccgccgtccttgttGCTGTGCTCCCCGTGGCACCGTCTTGACGATCCCGAGGAGCCTGCCAGAAGGCCGCTCTCTCGGGCCATCATCAGCTCGTCCTCCAGGCTGGCCTGCAGCACGTCGGCGATGGACATGCGGCCTTCGCGGTGCGTGTCCGACAGTGACGACGACGCCCTcaccggcggcgcgccgtccTCCCTGATCTCGACAATGCCGCTGGCCTCCTCCGATCTCCCCGGGCAATCTTTCGGCGCCTCCTggctgcctccaccgccgccgccaccgttgccGCTGGCCGCATTCTGATTCTGGGGCTCGTCGCGCGCCTGCTCCGAGTAGTCGTCTATGGTCAGGACCAGCTCGGTGTTGTCTCTCCGGTGCTCCTCCCGCGTGCCGCGgcgctccggctccggctccggcgacaCCACCCCGACGGTGACGAACGTGATGTTGCAGCGGCAGAGCGGGCAGTTGGAGTGCGACTTGAGCCACGTGTCGATGCACGGCAGGTGGAAAGCGTGGCTGCACTTGGGGAGCAGCCGGAGGCTCTCGCCGTCGCGGAACTCGCCGAGGCAGACGGAGCAGTCGGTGCTGTCCACGAACCCGTCGCCGCGCTTGTACTTGCACACCGTGATCTTGTTGATCAGCGTCTCGTCCAGCCCGTCCGGCGGCACGGAGCTCCACGGCTCCTGGCTCcgcgagccgccgccaccgccgtcgccgccgtggccacGGCCCCTGCCGGAGCCGAACAGCCTGTTCCACAGGGAAGTGAAGGTGCCGCAGTACTTGGAGATGATGGTGTAGTAGctgacgaggaggaaggcgcTGGCGAGCACGCCGATGATGGCGATGACGAGGGGCGAGAAGGTGGGGCCGGAGGagtcgtcgctgccgccgccgaggtcgaaggccggcggcgggggtgggaaGATGAAGTAGCACCACTGCGGGCAGTACATGCTGCAGAGGCCCTGGGAGCAGTCCCTGGTTGGCTCATAGGGCACCCACGTCGGCTGCGGCCCAACAATTGCCGCCGGAGGAGAAGACGACGCCACTGCCGCCATGGAAGACAGAAGCACAGTAGCAACAACCAACACCGCTGGGCTAAAGGGGGAGGAAAGGATAGAGAAGCTGAGCCCCAACGCTGGGTGAATCTGAGCTACTCCTATCTCAGACAATCCGCCTGAGGCTGCCAAGCTCTAGCAGAAGGCTAGAGCAGAGGATCTCCATGAGTTTCTGGTCCAAAATCCAAATAATTGTGGCCAGATTGTGGAAGCAACCTGCTAGAGAGGTAGGTGCCTGTGCTTGTACTCCTACCTCGGCACTCCAGGTGTTGGGAAATGTGAGAGGAGAAGGGAGACAGATCACGAGATGCTGCCAGTGTGAGGCATGCCTTGAGACTCCGAGGAACTGCTGCTACAGAGTACAGATCAGTGAGAGGAGTGAGAGCCAAAGCAAACCAAACTGGAATGTTCTTGCTTGGAAAGCAAAGTATTTTGCGAGTGGGAGAGGCTGacagggggaggggaggaggagatggatggTGGTGGTTGGAGGCTGGGGCCTACGCTGCCGCTCtgctttcattttcttttccttgatcTTCTTGATCTGCTGCTGTCGTTCACGCCTCCCCTTTACCTATTTTGTCTCCTTTGGCAGACAAGAGAACGAGGGCGTTAGGATGATAAGGTGATAGAAGTAGAAGTGAGTGATTTGGGATGCTTACTTCCCCTGATGCAGCTGTACGCATGTACCAATGCAGTAGGTGCCTGATGCGTGATGCCTAACTCACTCACATTGAGCAAACAGAGTCCTTCAATATTTTGTCACTTGGCAGAGGTGACTGAAACTAACCATGGCACACTTCaagttggcacttggcaggtAGTCAAAATGGTGTAACTAATTTGGAGCCCGATGACTAAGGTTGTACTaccaagattttttttatttttaacctttttttaaaatatttttttaaaaaatccgTCCCCAACTAAATTTGCACGGGATGACCCTTTTGCATGCGCCAGTGCTCGTGGCGCAGCAAAGGGTGCCAGcatggcgcggcgcgggaggGTGGCTAGCGTGGCATTGACGTGGGCAAGCCAGCCCACCTGGCGCGTCAGGCTTGCCACGCCAACTCGCCTGCGCGGCAACGCCCGCGTATGAACCACGCGTTGGctccct
Proteins encoded in this window:
- the LOC117833713 gene encoding transcription factor bHLH96, which encodes MSALVDALCAPPGDAALIYDTFNAASFLFDGAAAAALYDGAGIAVVPPLAQQQAAGEVAPLGDEAQAATSSAPTRVRKRRRRARSCKSREETETQRMTHIAVERNRRRQMNEYLAVLRSLMPEPYVQRGDQASIVGGAIEYVKELEQQLQCLEAQKRTLLVHQHKAAMPDATPMHHSGSSTKTESATTPPTPSNCSSSVTEDAADHAPPPPFAQFFTYPQYVWCHSPRGPAAAAEDAGRPGVADIEVTLVETHASLRVMTPRRPGQLLGLVTGLQALRLAVLHLSVTTLDALVLYTISVKIEEGCGLATVDDIAAAVHHVLCIIDAEATEKQQMLAAAGPR
- the LOC117833702 gene encoding E3 ubiquitin-protein ligase Os04g0590900, yielding MAAVASSSPPAAIVGPQPTWVPYEPTRDCSQGLCSMYCPQWCYFIFPPPPPAFDLGGGSDDSSGPTFSPLVIAIIGVLASAFLLVSYYTIISKYCGTFTSLWNRLFGSGRGRGHGGDGGGGGSRSQEPWSSVPPDGLDETLINKITVCKYKRGDGFVDSTDCSVCLGEFRDGESLRLLPKCSHAFHLPCIDTWLKSHSNCPLCRCNITFVTVGVVSPEPEPERRGTREEHRRDNTELVLTIDDYSEQARDEPQNQNAASGNGGGGGGGSQEAPKDCPGRSEEASGIVEIREDGAPPVRASSSLSDTHREGRMSIADVLQASLEDELMMARESGLLAGSSGSSRRCHGEHSNKDGGGGRSGRALPDAAKRLPSVGRSCFSSRSGRGKDSVLPM